Proteins encoded within one genomic window of Rossellomorea vietnamensis:
- the coaE gene encoding dephospho-CoA kinase (Dephospho-CoA kinase (CoaE) performs the final step in coenzyme A biosynthesis.), which produces MARIIGLTGGIASGKSTISTMLHEKGYTIIDADLAARMVVEVGQPAYLAIVEEFGEDILHENDSTINREKLGGIIFNSEEKRKVLNSIVHPAVRSMMLQHKDEAIASGKNTIFMDVPLLFESDLTWMVERTLVIYVNEETQLSRLIERNHLNRQDAEARIASQFPLKDKVNLADAVIDNNGTISETKEQLEALLTEWDLQP; this is translated from the coding sequence ATGGCACGAATTATAGGATTAACAGGTGGAATTGCAAGTGGTAAAAGTACAATCTCAACCATGTTACATGAAAAAGGATATACCATAATCGACGCAGACCTCGCAGCCCGTATGGTGGTCGAGGTGGGTCAGCCTGCCTATCTGGCGATTGTCGAAGAATTTGGTGAAGATATCCTTCACGAAAACGATTCGACCATCAATCGCGAAAAACTCGGTGGAATCATTTTTAACTCTGAAGAAAAAAGAAAAGTGCTGAACAGCATCGTGCACCCTGCTGTCAGGAGCATGATGCTCCAGCATAAAGACGAAGCCATCGCGTCCGGCAAGAACACCATATTCATGGATGTTCCCTTGCTTTTCGAAAGCGACCTCACGTGGATGGTCGAACGCACCCTCGTCATATACGTAAACGAAGAAACACAACTATCACGCTTAATCGAACGCAATCATCTAAACCGTCAAGACGCAGAAGCACGGATCGCATCCCAATTCCCACTCAAGGACAAAGTCAACCTCGCCGACGCAGTCATCGACAACAACGGAACCATAAGCGAGACAAAAGAACAACTTGAGGCTCTCTTAACAGAATGGGACTTACAACCATAA
- the infC gene encoding translation initiation factor IF-3, with the protein MILNETIRAREVRLIDQNGEQLGIKSKNEALEIAERVNLDLVLVAPNAKPPVARIMDYGKFKFEQQKKEKEARKNQKIINLKEVRLSPTIDEHDFNTKLRNARKFLEKGDKVKASIRFKGRAITHKEIGQRVLDRFSDECKDVATVESKPKMDGRSMFLVLAPVNEK; encoded by the coding sequence ATGATCTTAAACGAAACGATTCGTGCCCGTGAAGTACGTCTTATCGATCAAAACGGTGAGCAACTTGGAATCAAATCCAAGAATGAAGCTCTTGAAATTGCTGAACGTGTAAACCTTGATCTTGTTCTTGTTGCTCCAAATGCAAAACCACCCGTTGCTCGTATCATGGACTACGGTAAGTTTAAATTTGAACAACAGAAGAAAGAAAAAGAAGCACGTAAGAATCAGAAGATCATCAATCTTAAAGAGGTGCGTCTAAGCCCGACGATTGATGAGCATGATTTCAACACCAAGCTTCGTAACGCTCGTAAGTTCCTTGAAAAAGGAGACAAAGTTAAAGCGTCAATCCGATTTAAAGGTCGTGCGATTACGCACAAAGAAATTGGTCAACGTGTTCTGGATCGCTTCAGTGATGAGTGTAAAGATGTAGCAACCGTTGAATCAAAACCGAAAATGGATGGTCGCAGTATGTTCTTGGTGCTTGCACCAGTCAACGAAAAATAA
- a CDS encoding replication initiation and membrane attachment family protein: MMKKHWNEIQPIDHYTVGTHGMLQEYDRKIITFLYQPLIGTVCYSLYMSLWGEVEENRLWSTDSTHYHLMNVLSVNLQDVYEARMKLEGIGLLKVYEKRDDEDRRFLYELQPPLSPQEFFHDGMLNVYLYRKIGRTHYLRLKKFFTDASADKNQYSDITRSFQDVFTSEPINFLHHDANVDSETGSGEQYMKYGKNDGLALDEIDFDFQLLLAGLSESMVPRKAFTPKVKETVLKLSYLYGIDPLQMKNIVLSSLDADDTIDIEMLRKTARDWYGMQTGDQLPDLTTRVETKKAVERDQPLSQEEELIDYLETTSPKDVLSDISNGGSPSKADLQAVEEVLMSQKLPIGVMNVLIQYVLLKTDMKLTKGYMEKIASHWSRKKVTSASEAMILAKSEHKQYLEWAEGKKETKSNRRRKPIRTEKLPDWFKEDGTAEESDTTAEGYDFEAEKKKLEEELKNFRK; encoded by the coding sequence ATGATGAAGAAGCATTGGAATGAAATACAGCCAATTGATCACTACACCGTAGGGACACATGGGATGCTTCAGGAATATGACCGGAAAATCATTACGTTTCTGTACCAGCCTCTGATCGGTACCGTTTGCTACAGCCTCTACATGAGTCTATGGGGGGAAGTGGAAGAGAACCGGCTCTGGTCGACGGATTCCACCCATTATCATTTGATGAACGTCCTGTCCGTCAATCTTCAGGACGTCTACGAAGCAAGGATGAAGCTCGAGGGAATCGGTTTGCTGAAGGTGTATGAAAAAAGGGATGATGAAGACCGCCGTTTTCTATATGAACTGCAGCCGCCCCTTTCCCCTCAGGAATTCTTTCATGATGGCATGCTGAATGTGTATTTGTACCGTAAGATCGGCCGGACCCATTATTTGCGTCTGAAGAAATTTTTCACGGATGCGTCAGCTGATAAAAATCAGTACTCAGACATTACCCGATCTTTCCAGGATGTCTTCACGTCTGAACCGATTAATTTCCTTCACCATGATGCGAATGTGGATTCGGAAACCGGGTCAGGTGAACAATATATGAAATACGGCAAGAATGATGGACTTGCCCTGGATGAAATCGATTTTGATTTTCAGCTGCTGCTGGCCGGGTTATCGGAATCCATGGTCCCGCGCAAAGCCTTTACCCCGAAAGTGAAGGAAACAGTATTGAAGCTGAGCTATCTGTACGGAATCGATCCTCTTCAGATGAAGAATATCGTCCTAAGCTCCCTGGATGCGGATGATACGATCGATATCGAAATGCTCCGTAAAACGGCCCGGGACTGGTATGGTATGCAGACGGGTGATCAACTGCCTGATTTGACGACGAGAGTGGAAACGAAGAAAGCTGTAGAGCGGGATCAACCGCTTTCCCAGGAGGAAGAGCTCATCGACTATCTGGAAACCACCTCCCCGAAGGATGTGTTATCGGACATCTCGAACGGCGGGTCTCCTTCCAAGGCTGATCTTCAAGCCGTTGAGGAAGTGCTCATGTCCCAAAAGTTGCCGATTGGCGTGATGAATGTACTGATCCAATATGTGCTGTTAAAAACAGACATGAAGCTGACGAAAGGATATATGGAGAAGATCGCTTCCCATTGGTCCAGGAAAAAGGTGACGTCGGCAAGTGAGGCGATGATACTCGCGAAAAGTGAACATAAGCAGTATCTCGAATGGGCTGAAGGTAAAAAGGAAACGAAATCGAACAGGCGGAGAAAGCCGATCCGCACCGAGAAGCTTCCGGACTGGTTCAAGGAAGATGGAACGGCGGAAGAATCCGATACCACTGCAGAAGGATACGACTTCGAAGCAGAAAAGAAAAAACTTGAAGAAGAGCTTAAAAATTTTCGGAAGTAG
- the ytaF gene encoding sporulation membrane protein YtaF — MSETISLLLLAFAVSLDSFSTGLTYGLRKVKIPTKSISIISICSASSLLLAMLLGQTIGSIITPVWAGRIGGMILVVIGAAVLYQFFRPEKETVLSHEKTLINFEIKSIGLVIQILRRPLTADFDKSGTITGIEAFMLGIALSLDAFGAGIGAALLHFSPLLLTLAIFAMSFAFLFSGLKMGEFFSHLRWIHRVSFLPGVLLILIGILRF, encoded by the coding sequence ATGAGTGAAACAATCTCCTTATTACTGCTGGCGTTCGCTGTAAGTCTCGATAGTTTTAGCACCGGTTTAACTTATGGATTGCGAAAAGTGAAAATCCCTACAAAATCAATCAGCATCATATCGATCTGTTCAGCGAGCTCTTTATTGCTGGCGATGTTACTCGGTCAAACCATCGGGTCCATCATCACCCCGGTCTGGGCGGGAAGAATCGGCGGAATGATCCTTGTCGTGATTGGCGCAGCCGTTCTCTACCAGTTCTTCAGACCGGAAAAAGAGACGGTACTGTCACATGAAAAAACATTGATCAATTTTGAAATTAAATCCATAGGTTTAGTGATTCAAATATTAAGAAGACCGCTCACGGCGGACTTTGATAAATCAGGTACGATTACCGGAATCGAGGCATTCATGCTTGGGATCGCCTTGTCACTGGATGCCTTCGGTGCCGGGATCGGTGCCGCGTTATTACATTTCTCGCCACTACTACTAACCCTGGCGATTTTTGCGATGAGCTTTGCGTTCTTATTTTCCGGATTGAAGATGGGGGAATTCTTCTCTCACCTGCGCTGGATTCACCGCGTTTCATTCCTTCCGGGCGTTCTGCTCATCCTGATCGGGATCCTGAGGTTCTAG
- the thrS gene encoding threonine--tRNA ligase produces the protein MSEVVKMQFPDGNVKEFPKGTTTEEIAASISPGLKKKALAGKINGEMIDLRTGIQEDGAIEIVTAPSADALEVLRHSTAHLMAQAIKRLYPETKLGIGPVIEGGFYYDIDSEHTFTPEDLPLIEKEMKKITGENLEVVRKEVSRDEAQKMYEEIGDEYKLELLEAIPAGEQVSIYEQGEFFDLCRGVHVPSTNKIKEFKLLSIAGAYWRGNSDNQMLQRIYGTAFFKKEDLEEHLRLLEEAKERDHRKIGKELNLFMNSQKVGQGLPMWLPKGATIRRIIERYIVDKEERLGYDHVYTPIMGSVELYKTSGHWDHYQENMFPVMEMDNEDLVLRPMNCPHHMMIYKNGIHSYRELPIRIAELGTMHRYELSGALSGLQRVRGMTLNDAHIFVRPDQIKEEFKRVVRLVQEVYKDFDLKDYSFRLSYRDPEDTEKYFDDDEMWNRAQGMIKEAMDELDVEYFEAEGEAAFYGPKLDVQVKTALGKEETLSTVQLDFLLPERFDLTYVGEDGKQHRPVVIHRGVVSTMERFVAFLIEEYKGAFPTWLAPTQVQVIPVSPDVHFDYAKEVKEKLQAEGLRVEIDDRNEKIGYKIRESQMSKVPYMLVVGDNEIKEASVNVRKYGEQKSETISLDAFIGHITKEANR, from the coding sequence ATGTCAGAAGTAGTGAAAATGCAGTTCCCTGATGGAAATGTCAAGGAGTTTCCCAAGGGTACGACAACAGAAGAGATTGCTGCGTCCATCAGTCCGGGACTGAAGAAGAAGGCGCTCGCTGGAAAAATAAATGGTGAAATGATCGACCTGCGTACAGGAATTCAGGAAGATGGAGCCATTGAAATCGTGACGGCTCCTTCAGCGGATGCCCTAGAAGTCCTTCGTCACAGTACGGCCCATTTAATGGCACAGGCCATCAAGCGTTTATATCCTGAAACGAAGCTGGGGATCGGTCCGGTCATCGAAGGCGGATTCTACTACGATATCGATTCGGAGCACACGTTCACTCCGGAAGATCTTCCGTTGATCGAGAAGGAAATGAAGAAGATCACAGGTGAAAACCTGGAAGTCGTACGTAAAGAAGTCAGCCGAGACGAAGCGCAGAAAATGTACGAAGAAATCGGTGACGAGTACAAGCTTGAACTGCTTGAAGCCATTCCTGCAGGCGAGCAGGTTTCCATTTACGAGCAAGGTGAATTCTTCGACCTTTGCCGTGGGGTCCACGTCCCATCAACGAATAAAATCAAGGAATTCAAGCTGTTAAGCATTGCCGGTGCCTACTGGCGTGGAAACAGTGATAATCAAATGCTTCAACGGATTTACGGTACGGCTTTCTTCAAGAAGGAAGACCTTGAAGAGCATCTTCGCCTTTTAGAAGAAGCGAAAGAGCGTGACCACCGTAAGATCGGGAAAGAACTGAACCTGTTCATGAACTCACAAAAAGTGGGACAGGGCTTGCCGATGTGGCTTCCTAAAGGTGCGACGATCCGCCGCATCATCGAGCGTTATATCGTCGATAAAGAAGAGCGTCTGGGTTACGACCACGTTTACACTCCTATCATGGGAAGCGTAGAATTGTACAAAACAAGCGGTCACTGGGATCACTATCAGGAAAACATGTTCCCGGTCATGGAAATGGACAATGAAGATCTTGTCCTTCGCCCGATGAACTGTCCGCATCATATGATGATTTACAAAAACGGCATCCACAGCTACCGTGAGCTTCCCATCCGTATCGCCGAGCTTGGTACGATGCACCGTTATGAATTGTCAGGTGCACTGTCTGGACTTCAGCGTGTCCGCGGGATGACTCTGAATGATGCCCATATCTTCGTTCGTCCTGATCAAATCAAGGAAGAATTCAAGCGCGTCGTACGCCTTGTTCAGGAAGTATACAAGGACTTTGATCTGAAAGACTATTCATTCCGTCTTTCGTATCGTGATCCTGAAGATACAGAGAAGTACTTCGATGACGATGAAATGTGGAACCGTGCGCAAGGCATGATCAAGGAAGCGATGGATGAACTGGATGTCGAATACTTCGAAGCAGAAGGGGAAGCGGCATTCTACGGCCCTAAACTGGACGTTCAGGTGAAAACGGCTCTTGGTAAGGAAGAAACACTTTCCACTGTTCAACTGGACTTCTTACTTCCAGAGCGCTTTGACTTAACATACGTAGGTGAAGACGGCAAACAGCACCGTCCTGTCGTGATCCACCGTGGAGTCGTATCCACTATGGAACGATTCGTTGCCTTCCTGATCGAGGAATACAAAGGTGCATTCCCGACATGGCTTGCTCCAACGCAGGTTCAGGTGATCCCGGTTTCTCCGGATGTCCACTTCGACTACGCGAAAGAAGTGAAAGAAAAGCTTCAGGCTGAAGGGCTTCGTGTAGAGATCGATGACCGTAATGAAAAAATCGGCTATAAGATCCGCGAATCACAGATGAGCAAAGTTCCTTACATGCTCGTCGTGGGAGACAATGAAATCAAGGAAGCGTCCGTCAACGTCCGCAAATACGGAGAGCAGAAATCAGAAACGATTTCCCTTGACGCATTCATCGGTCACATCACAAAAGAAGCGAATCGTTAA
- the rpmI gene encoding 50S ribosomal protein L35 — MPKMKTHRGSAKRFKKTGSGKLKRSHAYTSHLFANKSTKAKRKLRKAAVVSKGDFKRIRHMLDNLK; from the coding sequence ATGCCAAAAATGAAAACTCACCGCGGCTCAGCTAAGCGTTTCAAGAAAACAGGTTCTGGTAAACTTAAACGTTCACACGCTTACACAAGCCACTTATTCGCAAACAAATCTACTAAAGCAAAGCGTAAGCTACGTAAAGCGGCTGTTGTCTCTAAAGGAGATTTCAAACGCATTCGTCATATGCTTGACAACCTAAAATAA
- the rplT gene encoding 50S ribosomal protein L20 produces the protein MPRVKGGTVTRRRRKKVLKLAKGYFGSKHTLYKVANQQVMKSYMYAYRDRRQKKRDFRKLWITRINAAARMNGLSYSRLMHGLKLAGIEVNRKMLAELAISDEKAFNQLADAAKAQLNK, from the coding sequence ATGCCACGCGTAAAAGGCGGAACAGTAACACGCAGACGTCGTAAAAAAGTTCTTAAATTAGCCAAAGGTTATTTCGGTTCAAAACATACTTTATATAAAGTAGCAAATCAACAAGTCATGAAATCATACATGTATGCTTATCGTGACCGTCGCCAAAAGAAACGTGATTTCCGTAAACTATGGATCACACGTATCAATGCGGCTGCACGTATGAACGGTCTTTCTTACAGCCGTTTAATGCACGGATTGAAACTTGCTGGTATCGAAGTAAACCGCAAAATGCTTGCTGAGCTTGCGATTTCTGACGAAAAAGCATTCAACCAATTAGCTGACGCTGCTAAAGCTCAACTAAACAAATAA
- the ytxC gene encoding putative sporulation protein YtxC: MIEFIFKQKKDAIKLQEYLNKEFIQSWFHETLFQHTTHYNLTIEVSPFFKEREKLFNGVSKFVMNDKCMDWSESALRENYLYEDSDEINQILEIVSEMRMGERPELMELIGEWDGAEYVRESLELLMEGKAPISFDSFSKFRLKKLQERLLLILDIAIDEYKMEQEYQMFVHMLREYLSSREQKMRTVHLYSTGYGFRFFDEDMKEVTRQELTKAIDKRLLTNHPLYVDSFTIAPLLSLAPEKIHVYGNGDHQLIRTLQNIFEERIDLLPLSYFPDTLLYPSWDIANE, translated from the coding sequence TTGATTGAATTTATTTTTAAGCAAAAAAAGGATGCGATAAAGCTTCAAGAATACCTCAATAAAGAGTTCATCCAATCATGGTTTCATGAAACGCTCTTTCAACATACAACTCACTATAATCTGACGATAGAGGTCTCCCCCTTCTTCAAGGAGCGGGAAAAGCTTTTCAACGGGGTTTCCAAATTCGTCATGAATGATAAATGCATGGACTGGTCCGAATCAGCCTTGAGAGAAAATTATTTGTATGAAGATAGTGATGAAATCAATCAAATATTAGAAATCGTGTCAGAGATGAGGATGGGGGAGCGTCCGGAATTGATGGAGCTGATCGGCGAATGGGACGGGGCTGAATATGTCCGGGAGAGCCTGGAGCTACTGATGGAAGGGAAGGCCCCCATCTCATTCGACTCGTTCAGCAAGTTCAGGTTGAAAAAGCTTCAGGAGAGGCTCTTACTGATACTGGATATCGCCATAGACGAATATAAGATGGAGCAGGAATATCAGATGTTCGTTCATATGCTGCGGGAATATCTCTCTTCAAGGGAGCAGAAAATGCGCACGGTCCATCTTTACTCGACGGGATATGGATTTCGTTTCTTTGATGAGGACATGAAAGAAGTGACACGGCAGGAGCTGACGAAGGCGATCGATAAACGGCTGCTTACCAATCACCCCTTATATGTGGATTCATTCACCATTGCCCCTTTATTATCCCTTGCCCCTGAGAAGATACACGTTTATGGAAATGGGGATCATCAATTGATCCGGACGCTGCAGAATATTTTTGAAGAACGGATTGATCTCCTGCCGTTGAGTTATTTTCCCGATACACTTCTTTATCCTTCGTGGGATATTGCGAATGAATAG
- a CDS encoding glyceraldehyde-3-phosphate dehydrogenase: MKAKIAINGFGRIGRMVFRKAILEENLEVVAINASYPAETLAHLIKYDTNHGTFQADVVVEDHALIVNGKRVLLLSNRDPKALPWNELNIDIVIEATGKFNSKDKASLHLEAGAKKVILTAPGKNEDVTIVMGVNESALNIEEHSVISNASCTTNCLAPVAKVLDEQFGIENGLMTTVHAYTNDQKNIDNPHKDLRRARACGQSIIPTTTGAAKALSLVLPQLNGKLHGMALRVPTPNVSLVDLVVDVKRDVTVDEINEAFVTASLGSLHGVLEYTTEPLVSIDFNTNPHSAIIDGLSTMVMGSRKVKVLAWYDNEWGYSCRVVDLAKFVATKMNAKQEVNV, encoded by the coding sequence ATGAAGGCGAAAATTGCAATCAATGGTTTTGGACGTATTGGAAGAATGGTTTTCAGAAAAGCAATATTAGAGGAAAACTTAGAGGTTGTAGCCATTAACGCAAGCTACCCGGCTGAAACGTTAGCTCATTTAATAAAGTATGACACAAATCATGGTACATTCCAGGCAGATGTAGTGGTGGAAGATCATGCACTCATCGTCAACGGAAAACGTGTCCTACTATTAAGCAATCGTGATCCTAAAGCATTACCATGGAATGAGCTGAACATCGATATCGTCATTGAAGCGACGGGAAAATTTAATTCAAAAGACAAAGCGAGCCTTCACTTGGAAGCGGGAGCGAAAAAAGTCATCCTGACGGCCCCGGGTAAAAATGAAGACGTTACCATTGTGATGGGCGTAAATGAAAGCGCATTAAATATAGAAGAACACAGCGTCATCTCCAATGCTTCCTGCACGACGAACTGTCTGGCTCCTGTAGCGAAAGTGCTGGATGAGCAGTTTGGAATTGAAAACGGTCTCATGACGACGGTGCATGCTTACACGAATGATCAAAAGAATATTGATAATCCACATAAAGATCTTAGAAGAGCAAGAGCATGCGGCCAATCGATCATCCCGACGACAACAGGTGCTGCGAAAGCATTATCACTAGTGCTTCCTCAACTAAACGGGAAGCTTCATGGCATGGCGCTGCGAGTTCCGACTCCGAACGTTTCATTAGTGGACCTGGTCGTGGATGTGAAAAGGGACGTAACCGTTGATGAAATCAACGAAGCATTCGTCACGGCATCCCTTGGTTCCCTGCACGGAGTCTTGGAATATACAACAGAACCACTTGTCTCAATCGATTTTAATACAAACCCACATTCTGCGATCATCGATGGCTTGTCCACAATGGTCATGGGCAGTCGTAAAGTGAAAGTCCTTGCCTGGTACGACAACGAATGGGGCTACTCATGCCGCGTCGTCGACCTGGCCAAATTCGTCGCCACCAAAATGAACGCCAAACAAGAAGTCAACGTTTGA
- the dnaI gene encoding primosomal protein DnaI: protein MEKINNTLKRLATSGSFQQRYEQMKKEILENNDVKDFIRRNEGRVTGEMVNESLMKLYEYISQSKECRYCPSLQECKNMMEGYDPHLVIRGNTIDIDYHRCPRKVIHDERTSAQRLIKSLYVPKDILQASFQTLDLDSKSRLEAVRLAKNFVETYTEGTKMKGLYFYGKFGVGKSYLLGAMANELAEKKIGSLIVYVPEFFREIKSSLGDNTVNEKLEMVKSAPILMLDDIGAETMSSWGRDEILGTILQYRMLENLPTFFTSNFNFNELTHHLTYSQRGEEEKLKAARIMERIKYLSKPVLIDGRNRRE from the coding sequence ATGGAGAAAATCAATAACACCTTAAAAAGGCTGGCGACTTCCGGGTCATTTCAACAGCGATATGAACAAATGAAAAAAGAGATCTTAGAAAATAATGATGTAAAAGATTTTATCCGCAGGAATGAAGGACGGGTAACAGGCGAAATGGTCAACGAAAGCCTGATGAAGCTGTATGAATACATCTCTCAAAGCAAGGAATGCCGGTACTGTCCTTCTTTGCAGGAATGCAAGAATATGATGGAAGGATATGATCCTCATCTGGTGATCAGAGGGAATACCATCGACATCGATTATCATCGCTGCCCGCGGAAAGTCATCCATGATGAAAGAACGAGTGCTCAGCGACTGATCAAAAGCTTGTATGTCCCGAAGGATATTTTACAAGCTTCCTTCCAAACCCTCGATCTTGATTCGAAGAGCCGTCTCGAAGCGGTGCGCCTTGCGAAGAATTTCGTAGAGACGTATACAGAAGGGACGAAAATGAAAGGCCTCTATTTTTACGGGAAGTTTGGAGTGGGCAAGTCCTATCTGTTAGGCGCCATGGCCAATGAACTTGCTGAGAAAAAGATCGGATCTTTGATTGTATATGTTCCTGAGTTCTTCAGGGAAATCAAGTCTTCACTCGGTGATAATACGGTGAATGAAAAGCTTGAGATGGTAAAATCGGCACCGATCCTCATGCTTGATGATATCGGAGCGGAAACCATGTCCAGTTGGGGTAGGGATGAAATCCTCGGTACGATCCTCCAGTACAGGATGCTTGAAAACCTGCCGACATTCTTCACCTCCAACTTCAATTTCAACGAGCTGACCCATCATTTGACGTACAGTCAGCGCGGGGAAGAAGAAAAACTGAAGGCTGCGCGGATCATGGAGCGGATTAAATATTTATCCAAGCCTGTGTTGATCGACGGGCGGAATCGAAGGGAATAG
- the mutM gene encoding DNA-formamidopyrimidine glycosylase: MPELPEVETVRRTLELLVSGKKIKDVSVFWPKMIKNPPETDEFIHSLRGQEIHEMRRRGKFLIFSCDDVALVSHLRMEGKYNLADHEDPIEKHTHVIFHFTDGTELRYRDVRKFGTMHLFKKGEELLHLPLLQLGPEPFLSEFTPDYLAEKLGRTERIVKATLLDQTVLVGLGNIYVDEALFRAGIHPDRKSKSLSREEIERLHREIIHTLTEAVEMGGSTIRSYVNSQGQMGMFQQNLYVYSRKEEPCRNCGTAIEKKVSAGRGTHYCPRCQQ, encoded by the coding sequence ATGCCCGAGCTGCCTGAAGTAGAAACGGTCAGAAGGACATTGGAGCTCCTTGTATCAGGGAAGAAAATAAAGGATGTCAGTGTCTTTTGGCCAAAAATGATCAAGAACCCACCTGAAACGGATGAATTCATCCATAGCTTGAGAGGCCAGGAAATTCATGAAATGAGAAGAAGAGGGAAGTTCTTGATCTTCTCTTGTGACGATGTTGCCCTCGTTTCTCATTTGAGAATGGAAGGAAAATATAATCTGGCTGATCATGAGGATCCCATTGAAAAACACACCCATGTCATCTTCCACTTTACGGATGGAACGGAACTCAGATACCGTGATGTCCGAAAGTTTGGGACGATGCATCTCTTTAAAAAGGGGGAAGAACTCCTTCACCTGCCCCTCCTCCAGTTGGGGCCGGAGCCGTTTCTGTCGGAGTTTACCCCAGACTATCTGGCTGAAAAGCTAGGCAGGACGGAGAGAATCGTGAAGGCCACCTTATTGGATCAAACGGTGTTGGTGGGCCTTGGAAACATCTATGTGGATGAAGCTCTATTCCGTGCAGGCATTCATCCCGACCGGAAATCAAAGTCCCTGTCACGGGAAGAAATTGAACGGCTCCATCGAGAAATCATCCACACGTTGACAGAAGCAGTGGAAATGGGTGGAAGCACAATCCGGTCTTACGTGAATTCCCAGGGACAGATGGGGATGTTCCAACAGAACCTTTATGTTTACAGCAGAAAAGAAGAGCCGTGCCGGAACTGCGGTACAGCGATCGAGAAGAAAGTGTCGGCTGGGCGGGGGACCCATTACTGCCCCCGCTGCCAGCAGTAA
- the speD gene encoding adenosylmethionine decarboxylase, translating to METMGRHVISELWGCDFEKLNDVVGIEKTFVDAALKSGAEVREVAFHKFAPQGVSGVVIISESHLTIHSFPEHGYASIDVYTCGDLDPNIAAEYIADALGADTRETIELPRGMGPVQVKKSQAQAL from the coding sequence ATGGAAACAATGGGACGTCATGTAATCTCTGAATTATGGGGTTGCGATTTTGAAAAATTAAACGATGTAGTAGGAATTGAGAAAACATTCGTAGATGCTGCGCTTAAGTCAGGTGCAGAAGTGCGTGAGGTGGCTTTTCATAAATTTGCTCCTCAAGGTGTGAGTGGAGTCGTGATCATTTCTGAATCACACTTAACGATCCACAGTTTTCCTGAACATGGTTATGCCAGTATTGATGTATATACTTGCGGTGATTTAGATCCTAATATCGCAGCTGAATATATTGCAGATGCTCTTGGTGCTGACACACGTGAAACGATTGAATTGCCACGTGGAATGGGTCCTGTACAAGTGAAGAAGTCCCAGGCTCAAGCCCTTTAA
- the nrdR gene encoding transcriptional regulator NrdR produces MKCPSCQHNGTRVVDSRPADEGRSIRRRRECEECTFRFTTFEKVEELPLIVVKKEGVREEFSREKILRGLIKACEKRPVPLERLEKISTDIEKDLRNQGASEVESVKIGEMVMDHLAKVDEVAYVRFASVYRQFKDINVFIDELKELIKKE; encoded by the coding sequence ATGAAATGCCCGTCTTGCCAGCATAATGGTACCAGAGTGGTGGACTCACGACCTGCTGATGAAGGACGCTCTATCAGGAGAAGAAGAGAATGTGAAGAATGTACATTTCGCTTCACGACCTTTGAGAAGGTTGAAGAGCTTCCTTTAATTGTGGTGAAAAAAGAAGGGGTAAGAGAAGAGTTTAGTCGAGAAAAGATTTTGAGGGGATTGATCAAGGCCTGTGAGAAGCGCCCGGTACCTCTTGAAAGATTAGAGAAGATCTCAACAGATATCGAAAAGGACCTGCGGAATCAAGGTGCCTCCGAAGTAGAATCTGTGAAGATCGGTGAGATGGTCATGGATCACCTTGCGAAAGTTGATGAAGTGGCATATGTCCGTTTTGCATCCGTATATCGACAATTTAAGGATATTAATGTATTTATAGACGAATTAAAAGAATTAATAAAAAAAGAGTAG
- a CDS encoding DUF1294 domain-containing protein — protein sequence MDALTAILYLYAVIINIIGFTVMGRDKRKAERHEYRISERVLWQVAIVGGSVGAYMGMKVFRHKTKHKAFAIGFPLLVIVHCVLFIWLNANL from the coding sequence ATGGATGCATTAACAGCGATCTTATATCTATATGCCGTCATCATCAATATCATCGGCTTTACGGTCATGGGGAGAGATAAACGGAAAGCAGAGCGGCATGAATACCGCATCAGCGAGCGGGTGCTGTGGCAGGTCGCCATTGTGGGAGGCAGTGTCGGAGCGTATATGGGGATGAAGGTGTTCAGGCATAAAACGAAGCACAAAGCGTTTGCCATCGGCTTCCCATTGCTTGTCATCGTCCACTGTGTGCTGTTCATCTGGCTGAACGCGAATCTGTGA